ggggtgttccaagattggtttctagattttgggatttaGACTGATTTccaaaaggttttttgatgttgtcgaaatgacatacttacaaaagtggtaatatcagtcaaaaaaacccttaaagggtaaatgtgacgaaagacctttatcttacttacaaaataactgatatcgctgaggctGACGCATTGTGCaccgtacgcaaaagttttatcaacaaaaaatttgtgaaagaaaaaaaaaattgcgtcacaagtggcagaaaCCTATTGTTAGGAAGatggttaaaaaatgtacagtaaaagaatttaaacttTTGCCTACGGCGCACattgcgtcaccctcagctcAGCggtatcagttattttgtaagtaaagtatagttttcacttaaaaagagcactccgtttagcctccatgacagttgtaaaatagaacaaaagaagtgtcacgcaaacggagtggaaattgaaattgacagttcctttgttctattttacaactgtcatgtagacggaggctaaacggagtgctctttttaagtggaaactatacttaagatAAAGgtcttgcgtcacatttaccgtttaagggttttttgactgatttcaTATTAACTTCCTCTCTCTTTCATTTCTGTTCAAAGATTATGGAAAGTTCCATTTACTGGGACATTATTGACGACTTTCCctatgaaaattacaatttacttTTTACGAAAGCTGTTTCATGTGAcaaatttattggaatttttctgGTTCCCTCTGGCTTCTTATGAACTGACCTGCTGTTACCTAGACCATTGCTAGAATTCCGAAAGTAACCGGAAAAATCGTCTGCGTTACATTTTCCGTGCCACTTTTGGGTGAAGCCCAAATACCGACGCCATTCGGActcctcaaaaaaaaagtttttcatgaAGTATCGGTAATGAGCCATACTTTCAACAACGGAAggtatttttcaaaaagattttgaatattCGGAGACATTTATCTTTGAaggttttcataaaaatcgtattttcggccggaaaaataattttcgatttcccggAAAAACTAGTTCCATAACTTTCATGGCAAACAACATGGAACCAAGAAAAATCTTAACGATTAGCGCGTGGAATTACGACAAGTAGGTACATACTCTACCATCGTAACTGTAAAAACACTTGACAAGCTAATCATATTCCCGCTGTTTCTAGTAATGGTAGTGCTGTTTTACGCTACAACATTATCACTGGTAACAAACAGGTTGTACAAGAAAAACCAacctaaaaacaaaaaaacttaaattgaatgGTAACCAATATTTTCGTATACCATTTCAGCGGTTGAAGTGTCAAATTTCAATCagcgaaaatttttcactGCAAATATTTTGGTCGagcatttttttccattcaaaattatcgaccGGAAAAACATGGATTGCATCGGATGGATTGACCAGATCAACTAAATCGagacaaagaattttttgttttgaagacCCTTTCTGTACGCAACGAGAAGACGGAACAGTGAGAATTAGTGGTATGCGTGTGCTTTACATCCTTTACATTAAGGTGGCCtgtcaaacaaaattgatttttttgttggttttccaTAATTGCACTCCAATACGTTCAAATGTGAGAAATCGTCGACGATAACTGTTAAAATCCaacgaaattgaatgaaaaccatttttttgcaGTGAAAATGATGGCCGATACATCGGACAAtgataatgaaataaatattcgtcGCGGGCTGGACGTCATACAGAGTATGATTGATATTTCCGCCGATCGATTGGAGGGCCTACGAACACAATGTGCGACAAGTGCTGAATTAACGCAACAGGAAATTCGAATCTTAGAAGCGAAATTGGTGAAAATGTTCTCCGAACTGCTGATAACAAAGGCGAAACTACCGGAACGATTACCCAAAGGACTTCCAGCCACTGGTGCTGAATTGAAACAATGGTTACGCGTTGTCGGTATGTACAAAATGCTCGCTTCCGTACGaagttgaaattttatgattttgctCTTTGATCCGTTCAGGCCTGAGTCCCGAATCGTTGAACGTTGTGATGCAACGCGTTAGCACATTAGAACTGCTGTTGGACAAAAATGACATCGAATTACGGTTGATACTGAACAACAATACGAACGTTCGCGAAGAAGAGGCCCGTCGTCTGGTGCGAGCAATGCTGAATTTGAAACGATGCCGTGAGTCCATCAACCTCGGCGAAAAAGAGCCGGCCGATTTGTACTGGGACTCGTGGGATCGTCATCATCACGTTCGATCGGGCGCGTCACCTCGACCGAATCGATCGCATGTACGGCAACAAGGCAATCATCGGTACGCGTATCCAACACATCAAGTACATAGTCCGCCTCCGGAAATCTACCTGCCCGACCACAATTCCAAACTTTCCACAATATCACCGGAAGAGATACCACGGTCCTGTGCCACTTCCCTACTAACACCGTCGCCTTCACCACCCTCATCGCCTTTGATCAATAACAACAAACAACCGAAAGCGGTTAAAGGATTCCCGACCACACCGCCGCCATATAAACGACATCAGACTTATTTGGGTCAACCGCAATCAAGCTTTGCAACGTCAACAGCAGGAACCTGTAGCAGCAACCAAAATGTGATGAATGATGTTAATGCAATGACCAAATCCATATCGCACGAATTGATAaatcaacagcaacaacaacagcagcagcagcagcagcaacaacaacaacaacaattcgAGCAAACCACTGGTGATACCAATGTAATGGTGAAACATCAACATCCACAACAGCAAACACAATCCGTGCCATACAATTCAAATTCGAATGGTAATCAAATCGCTGTATCAGCAGCATCACGATCTCGATTGAATACCGAACCAACGTCAGACAACTATCCCGATCATCATTTCGATAATTCAATTAACATTCCAGTTCCTCGGTCACCGATTATGGCCCACATGATCGCCCACCGATTCATCAAGAAATTCAAAGTGGGCACCTGCGATCTCTGTCACAAGCAAATGATTTACGGTCTCCGGTGCAAAGACTGCAAATATTTGTGTCACAAAGACTGTGAAACGCGTGTACCGCCATCGTGTTGCCTGCCCCGTGAACTGATCGATGAATTCAAGAAGACGCTGCCGACGGACATATTTATGTCGGGCAACAATTCGCCAGTGTACCGTCCGAAATATGAACGTCCGAACAATGTCAGTTCGCCAGCATCCAGCTGTAACAGTTCGACGCCATCGAGCCCAGCTCCGATATCAATGACGCTACCCATACCACATACACCGGCCACCGGCAAGCATACTCAATTCGACTTTTCCGATGCAGCCACCACATCGTCGACTGTGATACGCATACAGGAAGTGACCTCACCGCGGAAAGAAATTTACCCGCAAAAACCGATTTCGCCGAGACCGGTTCAGACTACCGTCACGGAAGTGAACTGCCAGGAGAGCGAGAAAACCATTTCGTTGACCAGTTCGAACAGTGCCAGCACCAGTTCGGATCGAACGCATCTTCGTATCGATTCGTTGGAGGAGAATGAGGAACGAGAAGATGAAAATGCGATGCAGGAGCACTGGACGCGACAGAACAGTGTTTCGCTGAAAGAGTGGGACATTCCATTCGATGATTTGGAAATAATGGAAAAGATCGGCGATGGGCGTTTCGGAACCGTGCATCGTGCGCAGTGGCATGGTGCTGTAGCTGTGAAATTACTGAAAGAAAGCTATTTGGACAATGAAGCGTTCATATTGGAAGTGGCAACATTCAAGAAGACCCGGCACGAGAATGTGGTGCTCTTCATGGGCGCTTGCATTAAACCTCAGGCAATTGTGACGTCCCTGTGTAAGGGCAATACGTTGTATACGCATATCCATCAACGTCGagacaaattcaatttgaacaaAACGACCATGGTGGCACAGCAAATATCGCAAGGAATGGGATATCTGCATGCCAGGGATATCGTGCACAAAGACTTAaagacgaaaaatatttttctggaAAACGGCAAGGTTATCATCACCGATTTCGGACTGTTCAGCGCAACGAAGCTACAGTATGACGCTAAATATGGCCTGGAAATACCGAGCGGATGGCTTTGCTATTTAGCTCCCGAATTGATTCAAGTACTGCAACCGTGTCGTCCGGAGAGAGACAACATGCCATTTTCAAAGGCATCCGATATTTATGCATTCGGAACGGTTTGGTACGAATTGCTGTGCGGTGAATTTCCATTCAAGTCACAGGCCGCCGAGGCGATCATTTTCCAGGTCGGTCGCGGTATGAAACAGACACTAGCGAATTTACAGGCATCGAGAGATGTCAAAGACATTTTGATGACTTGCTGGGCTTTTGAACCGGGCAATCGGGCAGACTTTGCTAAATTGCTAACGCTATTGGAACGACTACCAAAGAAAAGATTGGCCAGAAGTCCATCACATCCCGTACAATTGTCACGGTCAGCAGAATCAGTATTTTAAGTTCTGGTCCCGTTCTAGGAGCCGAGAGCCCGTGTGCATGCATTTCAGACGCATTTTATCATTGGGTCCGCGGAGTGAATCTTAATGCGATTCGTACGATGAGAATGGTTTGTTCTGACACTTTCACTTGACCGAGTGCAGGCCGAACGTGTAGCTCAGTAGGGAAACCGAATTGTCGACAAAATGAACGTATTGGAGAGAAACGataaaaccaatttaaaaatcaaatttttatattgaaagaTCGATTCGTAATCCAATACCTCTATTGTGACACCAATTGAGTTTCTCTGCGATGTAACATGACTAAGACAAACGCTCAAGTCACAAAAGCATCAGATAAAACATTTCTCGTAGTGCACCAATCTAGCATAGAAGTGTTCAAACCGTGCAAGGGACTGATAGGCTCGCAGACTCTTGGCCtagtttttcgtttaattgatatgaaaaaaaaaacaattttcctacaaaagaatatttaaaataatttttatcttcTATTTAATCCAATTTGCGTTTTgtaatttccatttcttttcttttcttctttttttttcctttttatttatgGAAGCGCATTATCATCAATTTGTGATGAGATTAGGTATAAGCTaagttataaaaataaatacagaaaatacttaaataaatgaaataaataaaaaaaaaacaaaaaaaaactgacgaGACTGTCATTCATTGTATTGACGCGATCAAAAGGAGTGCAATGCACGAATGTTATCTAGTGGAATTGGACCGAAAATGGGAGATTTGTCCATACGGACCGAACAATGAGTTGACCAATAAATCGTATGGTAAATAGTCTCCTTTTACACGCTCCgagggaggtgcgggaaacaGGAGATGTGGAAAATATGCAAGACGAATTATATGCGTAAAAGATAAACAATCGAATCTTTTGATGCGGGAAAACTGTGGATAGTTTAGCCCCTTGTGTCAGAAAAAGTCGTCTCGCTCGCTTtaagttttttgaattttttctttatctcatGTGATTCAGCATGAAAAACTGtggaactaattttttttctggaaaatggaaaatcgcttttccggccggaaaagcggtttatatgaaaaaaattaaaagtcaaatatCTACCGAACGCGataacttttttgaaaaattctttttttccttgaaagcctgattcaataccaacatttcgtggaacaacttttttttctgtaaaataaaatggcgTCGATATAGGAATCTTCCCAAAAAATGACCCGGAAAATTCATAAACTTTGAGTTCACCTCACACCGTCAATTCGAAActgatttcaataaatgagGGTTTTTTAGAAAGCTAGAGTCAGTACCTTTCGAATGCTGCCCGGCGGGCTTCACGCCGTTTCCTGGATATCGAGATATAAGTCAGTACTTCCACGGTTCCTAGAACTGATATTTTCCAACATTCTTTGGTATTTATTTCTGAGCAAAATAGTGAcgcataattaatttttgctgatgaattttaaagaatagCCTGTCTACATCATTTTAGAATTGAATCCTAGTCACAAAACTAGCTCAGGATGTTGTGGATGCCATTCAATACCCAAATTTGTATAACTCGTCAGAGTAAACCCTATTTATGCACTAAACTACTATCAATTCGACAATTTAACACCAGAAGTGTTTTAAATGGTGATAACTAACTGCACCATATACATTCCATTTGTGTTAAGCACCTTCCTGATGTTCCACCGTCTTTTCAACTCTAGAACCTAAAGATTTCTCGCATTTTTATCggatttttttcatgtttttctggATTTATGTCATTATTGAAGTAATGAGGGGTCAGTTCCTATCAACTGATCATTCCTTATAGGTCctcaaaatttatgaattttccggGTCATTTTTTGGGAAGATTCCTATATCGAcgccattttattttacagaaaaaaaagttgttccacgaaatgttggtattgaatcaggctttcaaggaaaaaaagaatttttcaaaaaagttatCGCGTTCGGTAGatatttgacttttaattttttcatatcaaccgcttttccggccggaaaagcgattttccattttccagaaaaaaaattagttccaCAGTTTTTCATGCTGAATCACATgagacaaagaaaaaattcgaaaaacttaAAGCGAGCGGATTGACACAAGGGGCTGGACTACGATCAGTAGCTATTGGCGAGAAAGCAAGCAAAACAGCGTATTTCTCCTGTTTTTCACTAGTTTTTCCCGCATATGTCTGGATGTTTTCCCTCAAAAATGGTGTACGATATGTCAAACGAAAGGTATTGACAAGATGAAACAGAAAATCGAGCTTGTAAAACAGTAGCTACAGGCGAGAAAGCAAGCGAAACTTCATATCTTcctaatttttctgttttctcaCTGCACTGAGAGATTTTATTTCGTCTCGTCAAAACCTTTGATTTGACATATCGCAAACGATTTTTGAGTGAAAACAATTGGAAATATGCTTGAAaaactagtgaaaaacacagaaaaatgttaaGTTGATACACATgcggcgagatagaaggaacatgtgaatgacagctgtcattcacatgtttcTTCTACAGATGTTTCTTCTATTTCGCCACATGTGTACCAACCTAACATTTCTCTGaaaaaacaagcaaaatatttcgatattcGGATTCGTCGATCATAGTATGCTGTCATAGTAAGGGCTGTCATAGTAAGGGTGTTTTACTACAtataacgaaaagtcatgactttGCCAGATTCGCTCCTGAGAGGTGAGTCTGGCACACCATCAATTTGTATTGTTGAGCGAAAACATCCAGAATTATGCAAACAGCCTCCTTCCATACACTAATACTCTCTATACAATATGAGGATTGGATATAGATGCTGTCTTGTATAGGGTAGTGGTGTGCTTACTCAGATACAGTATCCACGATAGCCAGAAATTTTCGGCAGAAAAATCGGATACCGGTAAATTGGGACGAATAAAGGGAATAAACTAATGTCCAAAAGTCTTGCTAAAAGTgggaatcaatgtgaagtaaaagattttcaatcaaaaacgaCACTCTCGGCGCTTGTAAATGGgtcaaataaagtgaaaagttATTGCAAAATATCAGCATTCAGTTTTTAGCATAAGACACAGGCTTAAACAAGAGGAAGAATTTATCAAAGATTCGAACCAAAGCAAAGAATTTTAGGCTGAACAAACCGAATCtggaataaatttgttttgcttgACCGAAGCCCAATGTGAAACTCGAAAtaagaaacgttttttttgccatGAAATGATGCCCAGTACAttaaaagtaaatagataggtatggccaaacgttcaaatttgttctagccagagcacatacggatttgcatggcgccacctcaaacgaactcatttctagtgcaaatttccactagaaatgagttcgtttgaggtggcgtcatgcaaatccgtatgtgctccgacttgtatggactggccatacctacttatctactttcattgcaaaaatCGGTCTTTTTCATCTtcgtcaaagtgacgttttaaacgtcaaacgaaaaaaatacttGCAGTAGCTTGCTTTGCCTCAATTCTATTAGAGAAACATAATTggagaaaaataaacaatttcttgaccacgtcgaaaacatttttcgtttgacgtttaaaacgttaGTTTGACGGATGAAAAAGGCCAACTCTTGATTCCATTTGCCATATCTCACCACTATCATAAATTGTTAGAGATCAGTTTTAAGAAATTGCCAACTGCACACTTGCCAAGTTGCACCAATGACACTATCGCTTCAGATCGTAAATTTGATGAAACAGAACCAGGTAGGTGCgggaaaaaaggaaaagtatGCTGTTTAAAGTTGTTGAAACACAAGATTGATGACAACTACTCGAAGTCTCTTTGTGcgaattttgtacaaaaaaaggtctcgtcaatacctttcatttgacgtatcgcACGTAAACTTTAGATCGAAACTTCCTGAGATGTAGGAGAAACATCCCACTGTTTTGATATATTTCTCGCCTACAGCTTCTGATCTAGTACTCTGACTCTAGTACTCATTAATTTGACGAATCGCACactacttttcctgttttcccgcaccttcCAAAGACTTCACATTTTAAATTAGATTCATCGACCAATACTACgttgaaaagaagaaagaaacaattttgtaaattagcTTACCTCGTATCCGTCTTGCGACAAGATGGCATTGACGATAGCGGTAGCTAGTAAATGCTGTATCATCGAAACAGTTCTACCCAAATGAGTTTCCAAGCCGATGTGCAATTGCATGGAAAACAAACCACAACCTTCGGGACTAAGCCACTGCAAGAtcgaaacaacaaaattatcgGTGGGGTTCCGTCAGACCATCGGAAATAGAAAAGTCTAACCTGATTATCATTTCTTCCTTTGCCTGCCGTTTGTCGAAGAGGTATCACCACCAAGCCATGATCGAAGATCGTATTCGACAGGACATCCATGGAGGATGTCATCACCGGAGAGTACAGTGCCAAACGACCGATTTTCTCTGTGGACAATGtctgaaagaaatttttttatttgaatggaaTTGAATTCGTGTTGTCGATGAGGCGCAATTCTACTCACCATAAAGTAGTCGACAGTCGAAAATTTCTCGGGACACGCATCCACCAATATCGGTAACAATTGAGCGGTTGCTTTCGGTGGCTCTGTACCACGAGGGCAAAAAGTTAATTTCAATTTGGAAGTTTGAATAACATTCGGTTCGGTCATTTTAGTACGCAAACCGTCAAGCAGCAGATATTTGACCTGAATGTGAAAATTGGGAATTCAGATGTCGGTTGGATTATGACTATAACTTGCGATCACACCTTATGATCACCCAGAAAGTATCCATTGGCGTACGCTTCACTCTGAATTTTCGCTTTTTTCGGCAACTCTTGCACTTTAATCTTCAAATGGGTCGTAAGCAGATCCGTCAAAATTTCGATGCGAGCTTGCTCGTATTGCATCAGAACACCATACTTGGCTTCGTCCTGTTCGTAGCTGTTGGGATTCGCTTCAAGATGAACCTAAGAAGATGGCATGCAATTAATCTCATGTCATTGAATGGGATGGAGCGAATCATCTTTGTTTAGATTCGACGACCCTTGAAAAAGCACAGACTTCTTCTGTACAAGAAGAATTTCTGGCCCACCAAGCtacttcaaatttatttgttctttcgaaaactttgaaaattcttatctgtcaaaaaacccttaacccgacaacatcaaaaaaccttatggaaattaaaaaattctagagaaatcagtctgaatcctgaaatctagaaaccaatcttgaaatccgatggaagttaggaagtgccagaggaatcatctgtcatcccaaaatttgggaaccaaccttggaatacctcactcatgtcgaaaataacccaaatccatcaaaaaatccgatggaagttaggaagtgccagaggaatcatctgtcatcccaaaatttgggaaccaaccttggaatacctcactcatgtcgaaaataacccaaatccatcaaaaaatccgatggaagttaggaagtgccagaggaatcatctgtcattccaaaatttaggaaccaaccttggaatacctcacttatgtcgaaaataacccaaatccatcgaaaaatccgatggaagttaggaagtgccagaggaatcttctgtcatcccaaaatttgggaaccaaccttggaatacctcactcatgtcgaaaataacccaaatccatcaaaaaatccgatggaagttaggaagtgccagaggaatcatctgtcattccaaaatttaggaaccaaccttggaatacctcactcatgtcgaaaataacccaaatccatcaaaaaatccgatggaagttaggaagtgccagaggaatcatctgtcatcccaaaatttgggaaGCAACCTTGGAatacctcactcatgtcgaaaataacccaaatccatcaaaaaatccgatggaagttaggaagtgccagaggaatcatctgtcattccaaaatttaggaaccaaccttggaatacctcactcatgtcgaaaataacccaaatccatcaaaaaatccgatggaagttaggaagtgccagaggaatcttctgtcatcccaaaatttgggaaGCAACCTTGGAatacctcactcatgtcgaaaataacccaaatccatcaaaaaatccgatggaagttaggaagtgccagaggaatcatctgtcatcccaaaatttgggaaGCAACCTTGGAATACCTCACTCATgtcaaaaataacccaaatccatcaaaaaatccgatggaagttaggaagtgccagaggaatcatctgtcattccaaaatttaggaaccaaccttggaatacctcactcatgtcgaaaataacccaaatccatcaaaaaatccgatggaagttaggaagtgccagaggaatcatctgtcatcccaaaatttaggaaccaaccttggaatacctcactcatgtcgaaaataacccaaatccatcaaaaaatccgatggaagttaggaagtgccagaggaatcatctgtcatcccaaaatttgggaaGCAACCTTGGAatacctcactcatgtcgaaaataacccaaatccatcaaaaaatccgatggaagttaggaagtgccagaggaatcatctgtcattccaaaatttaggaaccaaccttggaatacctcactcatgtcgaaaataacccaaatccatcaaaaaatccgatggaaattaggaagtgccagaggaatcatctgtcatcccaaaatttgggaaGCAACCTTGGAatacctcactcatgtcgaaaataacccaaatccatcaaaaaatccgatggaagttaggaagtgccagaggaatcatctgtcattccaaaatttaggaaccaaccttggaatacctcactcatgtcgaaaataacccaaatccatcaaaaaatccgatggaagttaggaagtgccagaggaatcatctgtcatcccaaaatttgggaaGCAACCTTGGAatacctcactcatgtcgaaaataacccaaatccatcaaaaaatccgatggaagttaggaagtgccagaggaatcatctgtcatcccaaaatttaggaaccaaccttggaatacctcactcatgtcgaaaataacccaaatccatcgaaaaatccgatggaagttaggaagtgccagaggaatcttctgtcatcccaaaatttgggaaccaaccttggaatacctcactcatgtcgaaaataacccaaatccatcaaaaaatccgctggaagttaggaagtgccagaggaatcatctgtcatcccaaaatttgggaaGCAACCTTGGAatacctcactcatgtcgaaaataacccaaatccatcaaaaaatccgatggaagttaggaagtgccagaggaatcatctgtcattccaaaatttaggaaccaaccttagaatacctcactcatgtcgaaaataacccaaatccatcaaaaaatccgatgaaagttaggaagtgccagaggaatcatctgtcatcccaaaatttgggaaGCAAC
This DNA window, taken from Bradysia coprophila strain Holo2 unplaced genomic scaffold, BU_Bcop_v1 contig_151, whole genome shotgun sequence, encodes the following:
- the LOC119074324 gene encoding kinase suppressor of Ras 2; translated protein: MMADTSDNDNEINIRRGLDVIQSMIDISADRLEGLRTQCATSAELTQQEIRILEAKLVKMFSELLITKAKLPERLPKGLPATGAELKQWLRVVGLSPESLNVVMQRVSTLELLLDKNDIELRLILNNNTNVREEEARRLVRAMLNLKRCRESINLGEKEPADLYWDSWDRHHHVRSGASPRPNRSHVRQQGNHRYAYPTHQVHSPPPEIYLPDHNSKLSTISPEEIPRSCATSLLTPSPSPPSSPLINNNKQPKAVKGFPTTPPPYKRHQTYLGQPQSSFATSTAGTCSSNQNVMNDVNAMTKSISHELINQQQQQQQQQQQQQQQQQFEQTTGDTNVMVKHQHPQQQTQSVPYNSNSNGNQIAVSAASRSRLNTEPTSDNYPDHHFDNSINIPVPRSPIMAHMIAHRFIKKFKVGTCDLCHKQMIYGLRCKDCKYLCHKDCETRVPPSCCLPRELIDEFKKTLPTDIFMSGNNSPVYRPKYERPNNVSSPASSCNSSTPSSPAPISMTLPIPHTPATGKHTQFDFSDAATTSSTVIRIQEVTSPRKEIYPQKPISPRPVQTTVTEVNCQESEKTISLTSSNSASTSSDRTHLRIDSLEENEEREDENAMQEHWTRQNSVSLKEWDIPFDDLEIMEKIGDGRFGTVHRAQWHGAVAVKLLKESYLDNEAFILEVATFKKTRHENVVLFMGACIKPQAIVTSLCKGNTLYTHIHQRRDKFNLNKTTMVAQQISQGMGYLHARDIVHKDLKTKNIFLENGKVIITDFGLFSATKLQYDAKYGLEIPSGWLCYLAPELIQVLQPCRPERDNMPFSKASDIYAFGTVWYELLCGEFPFKSQAAEAIIFQVGRGMKQTLANLQASRDVKDILMTCWAFEPGNRADFAKLLTLLERLPKKRLARSPSHPVQLSRSAESVF